One Leptospira bourretii DNA segment encodes these proteins:
- a CDS encoding FAD-dependent oxidoreductase, with product MKPGIYRDYKSYAKKEIIVVDVVVIGSGCGGSTMAYELSKKGIKVALLEQGGNYHTGTFDNNELNMAGKVSAERNFHTTADGGINLVYGNNLGGASVHYWADSYRTPDDRLLLWNRKYGIENHLPEDLHSYWSELETDLHVTPAGEESFNPMNRLFRSASQRLGWEGHAVPQARKNCQKSGHCMQGCMFGAKQSQLVTHIPRAVQLGTDVYTDLRAEKLNYVGQKATGLEAVVIDRRTLRPTATKITFLSKAVCVSAGGFGSSTFLLRNGLKKRLPALGEFLAINPSPMVHALYEEPIVQWRNIPAAYGVEDFRLARYQNGKYKEGGYMLMPNQLQPATLAALIPSFGKDHYSYMKQMEHLGGTIGWIDDVDGELGSIEVDLFGKRKINYPFGKVTKQIFSDLTYKQMKLNFEAGAKEVFLAGMKLRKYSKLPKKEEIDALAWRPAEFPMAAPHPAGGCRMGKSSENSVVNSRHQVHGFQNLFVADSSVFPTGVSVDPSFTIMAFSKKASEFVMDVM from the coding sequence GTGAAACCGGGAATATATAGAGATTACAAAAGTTATGCGAAGAAGGAAATCATTGTTGTTGATGTAGTAGTGATTGGTTCGGGATGTGGTGGTTCGACAATGGCCTATGAACTTTCCAAAAAAGGGATCAAAGTCGCTCTCCTGGAACAAGGAGGAAACTACCACACAGGAACCTTTGATAACAATGAACTCAATATGGCTGGCAAGGTTTCTGCGGAGAGAAATTTTCATACGACGGCAGATGGTGGGATCAACCTCGTGTATGGAAATAATTTGGGTGGGGCCTCAGTTCACTACTGGGCTGATAGTTACCGAACCCCAGATGACAGGCTGTTATTATGGAATCGTAAATATGGAATCGAAAACCATCTTCCGGAAGACCTACATTCCTATTGGTCGGAATTGGAAACGGACCTTCATGTAACTCCTGCAGGTGAAGAATCCTTTAACCCAATGAACCGATTATTTCGAAGCGCCTCACAACGATTAGGTTGGGAAGGCCATGCCGTCCCACAAGCTCGTAAAAACTGCCAAAAATCTGGGCATTGTATGCAAGGATGTATGTTTGGGGCCAAACAGTCACAACTTGTGACTCATATTCCTAGAGCCGTGCAACTGGGAACCGATGTGTATACCGATCTGCGCGCGGAAAAGTTAAACTATGTTGGTCAGAAAGCCACTGGCCTCGAAGCCGTGGTGATAGACAGAAGAACCCTTAGGCCAACGGCGACTAAAATCACTTTTTTATCCAAGGCCGTTTGTGTTTCGGCAGGTGGATTTGGTAGTTCTACTTTTTTACTTCGCAATGGACTCAAAAAAAGATTACCGGCACTTGGTGAGTTTTTGGCGATCAATCCTTCTCCCATGGTACATGCGTTATATGAAGAACCCATCGTACAATGGAGAAATATTCCCGCAGCTTATGGTGTTGAAGATTTCCGATTGGCCAGATACCAAAATGGAAAGTACAAAGAAGGTGGGTATATGCTTATGCCAAACCAATTGCAACCAGCCACTCTTGCGGCTCTTATTCCTAGTTTTGGAAAAGACCACTATTCTTATATGAAACAAATGGAACATTTGGGTGGAACCATTGGTTGGATTGATGATGTGGATGGGGAACTTGGTTCTATCGAAGTGGATCTGTTTGGAAAACGGAAAATAAACTATCCTTTTGGAAAGGTCACCAAACAAATCTTTAGCGATCTTACTTACAAACAAATGAAGTTAAACTTTGAAGCGGGTGCCAAAGAAGTTTTCCTTGCAGGTATGAAACTTCGTAAATATTCCAAACTTCCCAAAAAGGAAGAAATTGATGCTCTGGCATGGAGGCCTGCGGAATTTCCAATGGCGGCTCCCCACCCTGCCGGTGGATGTCGGATGGGAAAATCGAGCGAAAATTCCGTTGTGAATTCTCGCCACCAAGTGCATGGGTTCCAAAATCTATTTGTGGCTGACTCTTCTGTTTTTCCTACAGGAGTCAGTGTGGACCCAAGTTTTACCATTATGGCTTTTAGTAAAAAAGCCTCTGAGTTTGTAATGGATGTTATGTGA
- the rlmD gene encoding 23S rRNA (uracil(1939)-C(5))-methyltransferase RlmD: MTTSPGTKICTHFGICGGCNYLDIDYTKELRKKEQNIKELFKTYRHLEFRTIVPSPSPEYYRHKIQLPFGRRNIANKTLLTLGLFNKESTFVLDQTECQIQDPGLTEIALAVKQWARREGLLPYNEKSKRGMMKYLVARKSFSTGEIILGIVTAKEDIPHAKDASKRLHTAIQNRIGKTGKFGKIVGIIQNINTKHTTMALGREEHLLWGRPYIHEHFGKHKFRVGLSTFLQVNPIQTPSLYNLVLDEIEPNSRVIDAYSGIGTISFWISGNCKEVMGIEENPNSHRTALESIKYNHVHNVRFRKGRVAEVLPTLFGKNYDTLVLDPPRTGLGVEVAETILGMGFKKIVYVSCDPMSLREDTNLLARQYFLNSVQPVDMFPRTDHVETVAVFRNKNLT, translated from the coding sequence ATGACAACAAGTCCTGGAACAAAAATCTGCACTCATTTCGGAATCTGTGGTGGTTGTAATTATCTAGACATTGATTACACCAAAGAACTTCGAAAAAAAGAACAAAACATCAAAGAACTTTTTAAAACCTATCGCCATTTAGAATTTCGTACGATTGTTCCCAGTCCCTCACCGGAATATTATCGTCACAAAATCCAACTTCCTTTTGGACGTAGAAACATAGCCAACAAAACCTTACTCACATTAGGTTTATTTAATAAAGAATCTACTTTTGTTCTCGACCAAACCGAATGCCAAATCCAAGACCCTGGCCTTACCGAAATTGCTCTGGCCGTCAAACAATGGGCTAGGCGAGAAGGACTTCTCCCTTACAACGAAAAATCCAAAAGAGGGATGATGAAATACCTCGTAGCAAGAAAATCTTTTTCCACAGGAGAAATCATTCTGGGGATTGTCACTGCCAAAGAAGATATACCTCATGCCAAAGATGCTTCCAAAAGACTCCACACTGCCATCCAAAACCGAATTGGGAAAACAGGAAAGTTTGGAAAAATTGTTGGGATCATCCAAAACATCAATACAAAACACACAACAATGGCACTTGGCCGCGAAGAACATCTGTTATGGGGTAGACCCTATATCCACGAACATTTTGGAAAACATAAATTCCGTGTGGGCCTTTCTACTTTTTTACAAGTCAACCCCATCCAAACACCAAGTTTGTACAATTTGGTTTTAGATGAAATCGAACCAAACTCCCGAGTCATTGATGCTTATTCAGGAATTGGAACCATTTCTTTTTGGATTTCAGGAAATTGCAAAGAAGTAATGGGAATTGAAGAAAATCCCAACTCTCATAGAACCGCACTAGAATCGATTAAATACAATCACGTACATAATGTACGATTTCGTAAAGGAAGGGTGGCCGAAGTGTTACCAACTCTTTTTGGAAAAAACTATGATACCTTAGTCCTTGACCCTCCGCGCACAGGACTCGGTGTCGAAGTGGCAGAAACCATTTTGGGTATGGGTTTCAAAAAAATTGTCTATGTGTCTTGTGATCCAATGAGTCTCAGAGAAGATACAAATCTTTTGGCAAGGCAATACTTCTTAAATTCTGTGCAACCAGTGGATATGTTCCCAAGAACCGACCACGTAGAAACCGTAGCCGTTTTTAGAAACAAAAACCTCACATAA
- a CDS encoding quinone-dependent dihydroorotate dehydrogenase encodes MFYNHLIKPILFHLDPESAHHLAATFLSLSQKIPFFHKTLSSIFEYKSKRLEQTIQGIHFPNPLGLAAGFDKTAELFPTMIHMGFGFIEVGTITAKGQPGNDKPRLFRYPKHKALINRMGFNNPGADIAESNIKKQQKSGVRGINAGKSKVTELENAVGDYVYTLKKLVPYGDYAVINISSPNTPGLRTLQTKKTLIDLIEGILSAFDHKFPIPLYLKFAPDLSEEELIENLKVCLDYKISGVILTNTTLNKEVLGEKNPEEGGLSGGPLFERSLHFVSLAYKTLKGKIPIIGVGGIDSGEKAKQMMEAGANLVQIYTGYIYEGPFLPYQICSYLDKVVKEKKLNNISELVGSGN; translated from the coding sequence TTGTTTTACAATCATCTTATCAAACCTATCCTGTTTCATTTAGATCCAGAATCTGCACACCATTTGGCAGCAACCTTCCTTTCTCTTTCACAAAAGATCCCTTTTTTCCATAAGACTCTTTCTTCAATCTTTGAATACAAATCGAAACGACTGGAACAAACTATTCAGGGAATCCATTTCCCCAATCCATTAGGACTTGCCGCAGGATTTGACAAAACAGCAGAACTTTTTCCCACAATGATCCATATGGGATTTGGATTTATCGAAGTAGGAACCATTACTGCCAAAGGACAACCAGGCAACGACAAACCAAGACTCTTCCGTTATCCCAAACACAAAGCCCTCATCAACCGAATGGGATTCAATAATCCTGGGGCCGACATTGCCGAATCGAATATCAAAAAACAACAAAAGTCGGGTGTACGTGGAATCAATGCGGGAAAATCAAAGGTCACTGAATTAGAAAATGCTGTTGGTGATTATGTTTATACATTAAAAAAATTGGTTCCCTATGGAGATTATGCTGTGATCAATATCAGCTCTCCCAACACTCCAGGCTTAAGAACACTCCAAACGAAAAAAACTCTTATCGATCTCATCGAAGGTATCCTATCTGCTTTTGATCACAAGTTTCCAATTCCCTTGTATTTAAAATTTGCTCCTGATCTATCAGAAGAAGAGTTAATCGAAAATCTAAAGGTTTGTTTGGATTATAAAATCAGCGGAGTTATTCTCACCAATACCACACTTAACAAAGAAGTCCTTGGTGAAAAAAATCCAGAGGAAGGTGGACTCTCTGGTGGACCACTTTTCGAAAGGTCACTTCATTTTGTTTCCCTTGCTTACAAAACTCTAAAGGGAAAAATTCCGATCATTGGTGTCGGAGGAATTGACTCAGGAGAAAAAGCAAAACAGATGATGGAAGCCGGTGCCAACCTAGTCCAAATTTACACTGGTTATATTTATGAAGGACCGTTTCTTCCTTACCAAATTTGTTCCTATCTCGACAAAGTGGTAAAAGAAAAAAAACTAAATAACATCTCTGAACTTGTGGGATCAGGAAACTAA
- a CDS encoding sensor histidine kinase: protein MAPNSSFARIWQNPSDFPPEAVLRELENLLRSNPDFWLKINRDGIIVDYKTSRFVNIGDKPETLLGKHIDVGLPPYLREITAEALAYLSEKKSQVFWKEYSYGEEPNIRHVEVRFVVLYEGYIMSNHRDITERKRLENAFLESESRFLSMAQNAADSIIIINDDGIIQFFNKTAENTFGYTHDEVIGKNVTMIIPGEYKEKHDEYLRRYKATGTQHIIGVGRELVALRKSGEIFPCELSVGEFKTKSGKMFTGILRDISQRKIQEEELYQYRNHLEELVESQTMDLKMSKNIAEEASYMKSLFLANISHELKTPIHAILSYAELGEEKSATVTPEKIKEYFQIIDSSGKRLLGLLENLLDIAKLESGKMRYLFEKNCLKETAKFVINEMRVILEKRGITVVLLDKEERWEAEFDYERIQQVIRNILSNALKFIPNDTNIEISMFRREFIPRKTQSYVNGIGIQIRDFGPGIPPEDLDKIFEKFIQSKQVKAGTKGTGLGLSISREIVNDHHGLLYAENHETKGAIFTMLIPCSREELR, encoded by the coding sequence ATGGCACCAAATTCTTCATTTGCCCGTATTTGGCAGAATCCTTCCGACTTTCCACCGGAAGCTGTACTTCGGGAATTAGAAAACCTACTCAGGTCCAATCCAGATTTTTGGCTCAAAATCAACCGAGATGGAATCATCGTTGATTATAAAACATCCAGGTTTGTCAATATTGGAGATAAACCAGAAACACTACTTGGCAAACACATCGATGTGGGCCTACCTCCTTATTTACGTGAAATTACTGCAGAAGCATTGGCTTATTTATCTGAGAAAAAAAGCCAAGTCTTTTGGAAAGAATACTCTTATGGTGAAGAACCAAACATACGACATGTGGAAGTTCGATTTGTAGTTCTCTATGAAGGATATATCATGTCCAACCATAGGGACATTACGGAAAGAAAACGTTTGGAGAATGCGTTTTTAGAAAGTGAATCGCGGTTCCTATCTATGGCACAAAATGCTGCCGATTCCATTATCATCATTAATGATGATGGCATTATCCAATTTTTTAACAAAACAGCAGAAAATACCTTTGGATATACTCATGATGAAGTCATTGGTAAAAATGTTACGATGATCATTCCTGGTGAATATAAAGAAAAACATGATGAGTACCTACGAAGATATAAAGCAACAGGAACTCAACATATCATCGGTGTGGGAAGAGAGCTTGTCGCATTACGAAAGTCTGGTGAAATTTTTCCTTGTGAATTATCTGTGGGTGAATTTAAAACAAAATCAGGGAAAATGTTTACAGGGATATTACGAGACATTAGTCAAAGGAAAATCCAAGAAGAAGAATTATACCAATATAGAAATCATTTGGAAGAGTTGGTAGAAAGCCAAACAATGGACTTAAAAATGTCCAAAAATATTGCGGAAGAAGCTTCCTATATGAAATCTCTTTTTCTAGCTAATATTTCTCATGAACTAAAAACACCAATCCATGCCATTTTAAGTTATGCTGAACTAGGAGAAGAAAAATCAGCAACTGTTACTCCAGAAAAAATTAAGGAGTATTTTCAGATTATTGATTCTTCCGGTAAACGATTGTTAGGTCTACTGGAAAATTTGTTAGATATTGCCAAATTAGAATCTGGCAAAATGCGTTATTTATTTGAGAAAAATTGTCTGAAAGAAACTGCAAAGTTTGTGATCAACGAAATGCGAGTCATTTTGGAAAAAAGAGGGATTACAGTTGTCTTACTAGATAAGGAAGAACGATGGGAAGCCGAGTTCGACTACGAAAGAATCCAACAGGTGATACGAAATATCCTCTCAAATGCATTAAAATTCATCCCAAATGACACTAATATTGAAATTAGTATGTTCAGAAGAGAATTTATTCCGAGAAAAACTCAGTCATATGTCAACGGTATCGGAATACAGATTCGCGACTTTGGACCGGGGATTCCTCCGGAAGATTTGGATAAAATTTTTGAAAAATTCATCCAGTCCAAACAGGTGAAAGCAGGGACAAAAGGCACGGGGCTTGGATTATCCATATCCCGAGAGATTGTCAATGACCACCACGGATTGTTGTATGCCGAGAACCATGAAACAAAGGGAGCAATTTTTACTATGTTAATTCCTTGTTCTCGTGAGGAACTCCGATGA
- a CDS encoding response regulator, which translates to MINLLAVDDEMINLMIIDESLSDKGFTVVKAKDGEEAYQILSSGSTLFHAIILDRLMPKMDGIELLKKIKRSEKYKDIPVIFQTAMSSVTDMTEGLDAGAFYYLTKPYSRTLLIRIVQTAVEHFIKLQRAKEDLHKGMGALRHMVTGEFRIRSIRESHELAPLLANACPDPERVLTGIMEILNNAIEHGNLGISYQEKSELHDNDKLMEEIFRRLDTPEFKDKFVKVTFEKNEERIEIRVSDQGKGFDWQRYLSVEAMTKNAFKTHGRGIFMARKLSFDDLSYTDEGRTAVIRIDLSNKQGNLLTDFQE; encoded by the coding sequence ATGATTAACTTACTAGCAGTAGACGATGAAATGATCAATTTGATGATCATTGATGAGTCACTTTCTGACAAAGGATTTACTGTCGTTAAAGCAAAGGATGGTGAAGAAGCATATCAAATCCTTAGTTCTGGTTCTACACTTTTTCATGCAATCATTTTGGATCGACTTATGCCAAAGATGGATGGGATCGAACTTTTAAAAAAAATCAAACGCTCTGAAAAGTACAAAGACATCCCTGTTATTTTCCAAACAGCCATGAGCTCAGTCACGGATATGACGGAAGGTTTGGATGCTGGTGCTTTTTATTATTTAACCAAACCATATTCCAGAACTTTATTAATTCGTATTGTCCAAACAGCGGTTGAACATTTTATTAAACTGCAAAGAGCCAAAGAAGATCTCCATAAAGGAATGGGCGCTCTTCGTCATATGGTAACCGGTGAATTTCGGATTCGTTCCATTCGCGAGTCGCATGAGTTGGCACCACTCCTCGCAAATGCTTGTCCAGACCCAGAACGTGTGTTAACCGGAATCATGGAAATTCTGAATAATGCCATTGAACATGGAAATTTAGGTATCTCATACCAAGAAAAATCAGAACTTCATGACAATGATAAACTAATGGAAGAAATTTTTAGAAGGTTGGATACTCCAGAGTTTAAAGATAAGTTTGTAAAAGTTACCTTTGAAAAAAATGAGGAACGAATTGAAATTCGAGTGAGTGACCAAGGGAAAGGGTTTGATTGGCAGAGGTATTTGTCAGTGGAAGCAATGACCAAAAATGCTTTCAAAACTCATGGTCGTGGAATATTTATGGCTCGAAAGTTATCTTTTGACGACCTTTCTTATACAGACGAAGGTAGAACAGCCGTCATTCGAATTGATTTATCCAATAAACAAGGAAATTTACTCACCGACTTTCAAGAATAA
- a CDS encoding HAD family hydrolase — MNHKGFIFDMDGVVVDNHSFHFKAWMEFSKKYNFPLNSEIYRDTFNGKTNADLFRMIFGDISDKECKQYGDEKESWYQTLYKKEMKPHTGLIEYLYFLKDKKVKIALGTSAPPMNVDFTLDNLSLRHFFDVIVDGTRVDQGKPHPQVYQLCAKELGLEPKECVVFEDSLAGLQSGKSAGCSIIGVATSHTEAELKNHVNQIIPNFSSPKVFLL, encoded by the coding sequence ATGAATCATAAAGGATTTATTTTTGATATGGATGGTGTGGTTGTAGACAATCATTCTTTTCATTTCAAAGCATGGATGGAATTTTCTAAAAAATATAATTTTCCGTTAAACTCTGAAATCTATAGAGATACCTTCAATGGCAAAACCAATGCCGATCTCTTTAGAATGATTTTTGGAGATATCTCTGACAAAGAATGCAAACAGTATGGTGATGAAAAAGAAAGTTGGTATCAAACTTTATACAAAAAAGAAATGAAACCACATACAGGCCTGATTGAGTATTTATATTTTTTGAAAGATAAAAAAGTTAAAATTGCATTAGGAACTTCTGCTCCTCCTATGAATGTAGATTTTACTTTAGATAATCTTTCACTTCGACATTTTTTTGATGTGATTGTGGATGGAACGAGGGTTGACCAAGGCAAACCACACCCCCAAGTATACCAATTATGTGCAAAAGAATTGGGACTCGAACCAAAAGAATGTGTGGTATTTGAAGATTCACTCGCAGGTTTACAATCAGGAAAATCAGCTGGATGTTCCATCATCGGAGTGGCCACTTCCCATACAGAAGCAGAACTAAAAAATCATGTAAACCAAATCATACCAAACTTCTCTAGTCCAAAAGTGTTTCTTTTATAA
- a CDS encoding RluA family pseudouridine synthase has product MKQKTNTRFLPKGLTILYEDRDILVVDKPHGLLTIATESEKSKTAYAALMDYVKKGSERSKNRIFIVHRLDRETSGILVFAKTETAKQTLQESWEKTKKIYLAVCHGVWKEKSGMIQSYLVESKAHRVYSTDDQELGKLSKTKFKVLKETNLYSLLEIELLTGRKNQIRVHLSDKKHPIVGDTKYGNDTRSYPRMALHSFSIQLTHPFKKEVLTFETKIPTYISGLVGGYERKINES; this is encoded by the coding sequence ATGAAACAAAAGACAAATACCCGATTTTTGCCAAAGGGCTTAACCATCCTTTATGAAGACAGAGACATACTTGTCGTAGACAAACCCCACGGCCTTCTCACCATTGCGACCGAATCTGAAAAATCAAAAACTGCCTACGCTGCACTTATGGACTATGTGAAAAAAGGGAGCGAACGATCCAAAAATCGAATCTTCATTGTTCACCGGTTAGACAGAGAAACTTCAGGAATATTGGTATTTGCAAAAACAGAAACTGCAAAACAAACTCTCCAAGAATCTTGGGAGAAAACAAAAAAAATTTATCTAGCTGTTTGCCATGGTGTTTGGAAAGAAAAATCTGGAATGATTCAATCTTATCTTGTCGAATCCAAAGCCCATCGAGTTTATTCCACTGACGACCAAGAATTAGGAAAACTTTCTAAAACAAAATTCAAAGTCCTCAAAGAAACAAATTTATATTCATTATTAGAAATAGAATTATTAACAGGCCGCAAAAATCAAATTCGTGTCCACTTATCAGATAAAAAACATCCAATTGTGGGTGATACAAAATACGGGAATGACACAAGATCTTATCCAAGAATGGCATTACATTCTTTTTCAATTCAATTGACTCATCCCTTCAAAAAAGAAGTACTTACATTTGAAACCAAAATCCCAACTTATATTTCGGGTCTTGTTGGCGGATATGAAAGGAAGATAAATGAATCATAA
- a CDS encoding EAL domain-containing protein has protein sequence MQTLESMQVNHYVPLFQPIFSVEEQTVVAYESLGRKRDERGNLVSIPEFSDPHVSALRMSLIDRQLLGLALTKIQTTNDLLFVNMSPDQVILEYEESRSNTLPISDLVNSYGIPLNRIVIEITEKSGSYGTDVLAAGVELLREQGFGIALDDVGSESSNLERLGAIKPDIIKIDLNLLKKSIEKREYQSILEYLKQISLSIGSQLLFEGIETEEELYRAISSGASLLQGYFLGRPSDLAHDKQGICDTVVPHLQLYHEKKRKEVASEIEFEKQIKSKLNTINLKTIKLDNRVIIDPNSFFKIDTHVKRVYVTDWLGTQVSPYYERTSEMGFNENLLLIQKNWSYMPFFYKHVKQVFRDSENWQVSDPYWDKELKKNVIVFSRVNEMGYSFFVDLALD, from the coding sequence ATGCAGACTTTAGAATCTATGCAAGTGAATCATTATGTCCCTTTATTCCAACCGATCTTTTCCGTTGAGGAACAGACGGTGGTCGCATATGAATCCCTCGGTCGGAAACGAGATGAACGTGGGAATTTGGTTTCGATTCCTGAATTCAGCGACCCACATGTTTCAGCCCTTCGGATGAGTTTGATTGATAGGCAATTGCTTGGACTGGCCCTGACAAAAATTCAAACAACGAATGATTTACTCTTTGTCAATATGTCTCCGGACCAAGTGATTTTGGAATATGAAGAAAGCCGTTCTAATACCTTACCCATTTCAGATTTGGTCAATAGTTATGGAATTCCGTTAAATCGAATCGTCATTGAGATTACAGAAAAGTCGGGAAGTTATGGAACTGATGTTTTGGCAGCAGGGGTTGAACTTTTACGAGAACAGGGTTTTGGAATTGCATTGGATGATGTTGGTTCTGAATCTTCCAACTTAGAGCGATTAGGTGCTATTAAACCCGATATCATAAAAATTGATTTGAATTTATTAAAAAAATCAATCGAGAAAAGAGAATACCAATCGATCTTAGAATATTTAAAACAAATTTCGTTGAGCATTGGATCTCAATTACTCTTTGAAGGAATTGAAACAGAAGAAGAGTTGTATCGAGCAATTAGTTCTGGAGCAAGTCTTTTACAGGGATATTTTTTAGGAAGGCCTTCTGATTTAGCTCATGATAAACAAGGTATTTGTGATACTGTTGTTCCACATCTACAATTGTATCATGAAAAAAAACGTAAAGAAGTTGCTAGTGAGATTGAATTTGAAAAACAAATCAAATCGAAATTGAATACTATCAATTTAAAAACAATAAAACTGGATAATCGAGTCATCATCGACCCAAATTCTTTTTTTAAAATTGATACGCATGTAAAAAGAGTTTATGTGACAGATTGGTTGGGCACTCAAGTGTCACCGTATTATGAACGTACAAGTGAAATGGGATTTAACGAAAACCTTTTGTTAATTCAGAAAAACTGGTCTTATATGCCTTTCTTTTATAAACATGTGAAACAAGTATTTCGTGATTCAGAGAATTGGCAAGTGAGTGATCCGTATTGGGACAAGGAACTAAAAAAGAATGTCATCGTATTCTCACGTGTGAATGAGATGGGTTATTCTTTTTTTGTGGACTTGGCTTTAGATTGA
- a CDS encoding TetR/AcrR family transcriptional regulator — protein sequence MIEKSSKLNKSEEILTAALELFTAKGFDGTAVPLIAERANVAAGTIYRYFASKEELVNSLFQRWQENLYDKIKTNFPIDQSPREQFHFIWQSMAEFQKENPLAFDFLEMQYNLPYLDKKSIEKRATLLKFLTRFAHNNRSIFRKLPPDALIAIVWGAFVGLVKGSRSGKIKLDPGFLKESEELMWNAIRLPNESTSI from the coding sequence TTGATTGAAAAGTCGTCAAAATTAAATAAAAGTGAAGAGATCCTTACGGCAGCTTTAGAATTATTTACTGCAAAAGGATTTGATGGAACCGCAGTGCCACTCATTGCAGAACGAGCCAATGTAGCTGCAGGAACTATTTATCGATATTTTGCTAGTAAAGAAGAACTAGTCAATAGCCTCTTCCAACGTTGGCAAGAGAATCTATATGATAAAATCAAAACGAATTTTCCGATCGATCAAAGCCCCAGGGAACAGTTTCATTTCATTTGGCAATCAATGGCCGAGTTCCAAAAAGAAAATCCACTGGCATTTGATTTTTTGGAAATGCAGTATAATCTTCCGTATTTGGATAAGAAGAGTATTGAAAAACGAGCTACTTTGTTAAAATTTCTAACTCGTTTCGCACATAATAATCGTTCTATATTTAGAAAATTGCCACCAGATGCTTTAATTGCAATTGTTTGGGGTGCCTTTGTTGGGTTGGTCAAAGGTTCCAGAAGTGGAAAAATTAAATTGGATCCTGGTTTTTTAAAGGAATCGGAAGAACTAATGTGGAATGCGATTCGATTGCCAAACGAATCAACATCAATCTAA